The Mycobacterium sp. 3519A genome contains a region encoding:
- the pqqD gene encoding pyrroloquinoline quinone biosynthesis peptide chaperone PqqD, with translation MAHIDDSARPRLAPHVRMRYDAARGQHALLSPETVWVVNDTGAAIVKLCDGRRTVAEIQSELQSRYGQVADARINGEVGRFVADLVAKHGMEVNHG, from the coding sequence ATGGCACACATCGATGACTCCGCGCGGCCCCGCCTGGCGCCGCATGTCCGGATGAGGTATGACGCGGCGCGCGGACAACACGCGCTGCTGTCGCCGGAAACAGTCTGGGTCGTCAACGACACCGGCGCCGCGATCGTAAAGCTGTGCGACGGCCGGCGGACCGTCGCCGAGATCCAGTCCGAACTGCAGAGTCGGTACGGCCAGGTCGCCGATGCGCGCATCAACGGGGAAGTCGGCCGGTTCGTGGCAGATCTCGTCGCCAAACACGGCATGGAGGTAAATCATGGATAG
- the pqqC gene encoding pyrroloquinoline-quinone synthase PqqC translates to MGPDEFEEALRAHAKHYHHQHPFHRRMNEGGSSREEIRGWVANRFYYQANIPRKDGAILSSCPDREVRRRWVQRIIDHDGTTEGSGGIESWLRLGEAVGLTRDEIEDERHLLPGVRFAVDAYVTFTRTRPWVEAVASSLTELFAPDLMADRLAAFERHYTWIDPHELAYFRSRITQAPKDSEHGLEVVRKHCTTEETQAAALAALSFKCDVLWSMLDAIDQAYGTHR, encoded by the coding sequence TTGGGGCCCGATGAATTCGAGGAAGCGCTGCGTGCGCACGCCAAGCACTACCACCACCAGCATCCGTTCCATCGGCGGATGAACGAGGGCGGATCGAGTCGTGAGGAGATCCGGGGTTGGGTCGCCAATCGCTTTTATTACCAGGCGAACATCCCTCGGAAGGACGGCGCGATTCTCAGCAGTTGCCCGGACAGGGAGGTGCGCCGCCGGTGGGTCCAGCGCATCATCGACCACGACGGCACAACCGAAGGATCCGGAGGGATCGAGTCGTGGCTGCGTCTCGGCGAGGCGGTCGGCCTGACCCGCGACGAGATCGAGGATGAACGGCACCTGCTCCCAGGCGTGCGCTTCGCCGTCGATGCCTACGTCACATTCACGCGGACCCGGCCCTGGGTCGAGGCGGTCGCCTCCTCTCTGACCGAGCTTTTCGCGCCTGACCTGATGGCCGACCGGCTTGCGGCATTCGAACGTCACTACACCTGGATCGACCCTCACGAGCTCGCCTACTTCCGGTCGCGAATTACCCAGGCGCCCAAAGACTCCGAACACGGTCTCGAAGTGGTGCGCAAGCACTGCACCACGGAAGAGACGCAGGCAGCGGCGCTCGCGGCGCTGTCCTTCAAGTGCGACGTGCTGTGGAGCATGCTTGACGCCATCGACCAGGCCTATGGCACACATCGATGA
- a CDS encoding YkvA family protein, with the protein MTELWGTLIAVAVGLVIFWVALLIALAAARPKNMSVTESLRLLPDMVVLLRRLAADPQLPRGVRVRLLLMLLYLIMPIDVVPDFIPVLGYADDAIVVVVALRSAARRAGPDALDKHWPGTPDGLHAVRRLTGLPEA; encoded by the coding sequence TTGACGGAACTCTGGGGCACGCTCATCGCGGTCGCGGTCGGCCTTGTCATCTTCTGGGTCGCGCTGCTGATCGCTCTTGCGGCGGCACGGCCGAAGAACATGAGCGTGACGGAGTCGCTACGGCTGCTACCCGACATGGTGGTCCTGCTGCGGCGCCTCGCCGCCGATCCGCAACTGCCGCGCGGTGTCCGGGTCCGTCTGCTCTTGATGCTGCTCTATCTGATCATGCCGATCGACGTCGTACCGGACTTCATCCCCGTCCTCGGCTACGCCGACGACGCGATCGTCGTCGTCGTCGCCCTGCGCTCTGCCGCACGCCGAGCCGGACCCGACGCCCTCGACAAGCACTGGCCCGGCACTCCCGATGGACTGCACGCCGTCCGACGCCTCACCGGCCTACCCGAAGCCTGA
- the pqqA gene encoding pyrroloquinoline quinone precursor peptide PqqA, with translation MERQNADGTMQKWESPTVTQIRVSAEVTAYAAIWGDVN, from the coding sequence ATGGAACGACAGAACGCTGACGGCACGATGCAGAAGTGGGAGTCCCCAACGGTCACGCAGATCCGGGTGTCCGCCGAAGTGACCGCCTATGCGGCCATTTGGGGCGACGTCAACTAG
- the pqqE gene encoding pyrroloquinoline quinone biosynthesis protein PqqE: protein MDRPFALLAELTYACPLHCPYCSNPLALDEYRDELTTQEWHRVLVEAAELGVLQVHLSGGEPMQRHDIVELVGYANELGLYTNLITSGLGFSTRRAEQLRDAGLDHVQVSIQADEKAVSDRIAGTASFERKLVAARLVKKLGWPLTLNVVLHRMNIDRIGEILDMAEDLDADRIELANTQYYGWAGTNRAELLPSRDQLRQSQSVVLAAKERLGDRMEIIYVIPDYYSRYPKPCMDGWARRQLTVVPNGDALPCPAAQELVRGNELPRASVREHTLEWIWAESPLFTRFRGEEWLPDPCRSCERRSIDFGGCRCQAFALTGDAARTDPVCHLSADHGLVAAAVAEANDPKRTAGVLIPRPNPGRKGSLAAPGVGA from the coding sequence ATGGATAGACCGTTCGCATTGCTCGCCGAGCTCACCTACGCCTGCCCGCTGCACTGCCCCTACTGCTCCAATCCGCTTGCGCTCGACGAGTATCGCGATGAGTTGACGACCCAGGAATGGCATCGGGTTCTTGTCGAGGCCGCCGAACTCGGCGTGCTGCAGGTGCACCTCTCCGGCGGAGAGCCGATGCAGCGTCACGACATCGTCGAGCTGGTGGGGTACGCCAATGAGCTTGGGCTGTACACGAATCTGATCACCAGTGGGCTGGGCTTCTCCACCCGTCGCGCGGAACAACTGCGTGACGCGGGACTCGACCACGTGCAGGTCAGCATTCAGGCCGACGAAAAGGCCGTGTCCGACCGGATCGCGGGCACTGCATCGTTCGAACGCAAGTTGGTGGCCGCGCGGCTGGTGAAGAAGCTCGGTTGGCCACTCACCCTCAACGTCGTCCTGCACCGCATGAACATCGACCGGATCGGCGAAATCCTCGACATGGCCGAGGATCTGGACGCCGACCGGATCGAGCTCGCCAACACGCAGTACTACGGCTGGGCGGGGACCAACCGAGCCGAGTTGCTACCGAGCAGAGACCAGCTGCGGCAATCGCAGTCGGTCGTCCTGGCCGCCAAGGAGCGGCTCGGGGACCGAATGGAGATCATCTACGTCATCCCCGATTACTACAGCCGGTACCCCAAGCCCTGTATGGACGGCTGGGCCCGCCGCCAGCTCACGGTGGTGCCCAACGGTGATGCGCTACCGTGCCCGGCCGCCCAGGAACTGGTCCGCGGCAACGAGTTGCCTCGGGCCAGTGTGCGCGAACACACTCTCGAGTGGATCTGGGCCGAGTCGCCGTTGTTCACACGGTTCCGCGGCGAAGAGTGGCTGCCGGATCCGTGCCGCAGTTGCGAACGTAGGAGCATCGACTTCGGCGGCTGCCGGTGTCAGGCGTTCGCGCTCACCGGCGACGCTGCCCGCACCGACCCCGTCTGCCACCTCTCCGCCGACCACGGGCTCGTCGCGGCCGCGGTGGCCGAGGCCAACGACCCGAAACGTACGGCCGGCGTGCTGATTCCGCGGCCGAATCCGGGCCGCAAGGGGTCGCTCGCGGCGCCGGGGGTGGGGGCATGA
- a CDS encoding PQQ-dependent dehydrogenase, methanol/ethanol family, whose translation MTIEYVDAGEAINQSALSPIPNSAPAVVTDVNYERLLNARSESHNWLTYYGAYDGKRYSLLDQINTENVKRIGPAWVFQAGASGHMAGASTYAFETTPIVVDGVMFVTGWDGWFWALDAKTGQQLWRYKHAVPFDVSLCCGNVNRGCAVANGNVYFVTPNAHLIALNASTGEKVWEKTIGDVRAGESASLAPLVVKNTLITGSAGGEFGVRGHIDCWDLNTGEHLWRTYTVPKPGEPGSETWPADGEAWARGGANHWVTGTYDPETNLYYAGTGNPAPDFDGAVREGDNLYTDSVVALDVDTGEIKWHYQFTPHDLWDYDSTMEMTLFERDGKKLLGHFDKNGYFFVLDRTNGELQHVTPFVDRIDWGVITRDGKVTPRKYPDKEGEPVHFYPGPAGAKEWTHAAYSPKTDMFYVPVADVGATATRRRREFREGIPYWGAAVQVDIDDMAGSVSAFDSHGEEKWRWRLDYPMAASVLATAGDVVFAGTPTGEFAALHAQTGEKLWEFNCGSGHHGSSSTYMVDGKQYVVVPVGWGGWLEGIIPGMLGAGHGSALIAFCLPD comes from the coding sequence ATGACAATCGAATACGTAGACGCCGGCGAGGCGATCAACCAGTCGGCGCTGAGCCCCATCCCCAACAGTGCACCCGCGGTGGTGACCGACGTCAACTACGAGCGTCTGCTCAACGCGCGGTCGGAGTCCCACAACTGGCTCACCTACTACGGTGCCTACGACGGTAAGCGCTACAGCCTGCTTGACCAGATCAACACCGAGAACGTCAAACGCATCGGTCCGGCGTGGGTCTTCCAGGCCGGCGCCTCCGGGCACATGGCGGGTGCGTCGACCTATGCGTTCGAGACCACTCCGATCGTGGTCGACGGCGTCATGTTCGTCACCGGCTGGGACGGCTGGTTCTGGGCGCTCGACGCCAAGACCGGCCAGCAGCTCTGGCGTTACAAGCACGCGGTGCCGTTCGACGTGTCGCTCTGCTGCGGCAACGTCAACCGTGGCTGCGCGGTCGCCAACGGCAACGTCTACTTCGTGACGCCCAACGCGCACCTGATCGCGCTGAACGCCTCGACCGGAGAGAAGGTCTGGGAGAAGACGATCGGCGACGTGCGTGCGGGGGAGAGCGCCTCTCTTGCTCCCCTGGTCGTCAAGAACACGCTCATCACCGGCAGTGCCGGCGGCGAGTTCGGTGTGCGTGGCCACATCGACTGCTGGGACCTCAACACCGGCGAGCACCTGTGGCGGACCTACACCGTGCCGAAGCCGGGCGAGCCGGGCTCGGAGACCTGGCCCGCCGATGGTGAGGCATGGGCCCGCGGTGGCGCCAACCACTGGGTCACCGGCACGTACGACCCCGAGACGAACCTGTACTACGCGGGCACCGGCAACCCGGCCCCCGACTTCGACGGTGCCGTGCGGGAGGGCGACAACCTCTACACCGACAGCGTCGTCGCGCTCGACGTCGACACCGGTGAGATCAAGTGGCACTACCAGTTCACGCCGCACGACCTGTGGGACTACGACTCCACGATGGAGATGACGCTGTTCGAACGCGACGGCAAGAAGCTGCTCGGACACTTCGACAAGAACGGCTACTTCTTCGTGCTGGACCGCACCAACGGTGAGCTGCAGCACGTCACACCCTTCGTGGACCGGATCGACTGGGGCGTTATCACCCGCGACGGCAAGGTGACTCCGCGCAAGTACCCGGACAAGGAGGGCGAGCCCGTCCACTTCTACCCCGGCCCGGCTGGCGCGAAAGAGTGGACGCACGCGGCCTACAGCCCGAAGACGGACATGTTCTACGTCCCCGTCGCCGACGTGGGCGCCACCGCCACCCGTCGTCGCCGCGAATTCCGGGAAGGCATCCCGTACTGGGGTGCCGCGGTCCAGGTGGACATCGACGACATGGCCGGTTCGGTCAGCGCTTTCGACTCGCACGGTGAGGAGAAGTGGCGTTGGCGGCTCGACTACCCGATGGCCGCGTCGGTCCTGGCCACCGCGGGCGACGTGGTGTTCGCCGGCACACCGACCGGTGAGTTCGCCGCATTGCACGCCCAGACCGGCGAGAAGCTGTGGGAGTTCAACTGCGGCAGTGGGCATCACGGCAGTTCGTCCACCTACATGGTCGACGGCAAGCAGTACGTCGTGGTGCCGGTCGGCTGGGGTGGCTGGTTGGAGGGCATCATCCCCGGCATGCTCGGCGCGGGTCACGGCAGCGCGCTGATCGCATTCTGCCTGCCCGACTGA
- the pqqB gene encoding pyrroloquinoline quinone biosynthesis protein PqqB, which yields MLGSAAGGGFPQWNCTCPGCRAVRTGSRPAVPRSQSSIAVSADRKHWFLFNASPDIQSQIESFGDLHPDDGRVVRLKAVLLTDAELDHTLGLLLMREGRGLEVHATESVHETLTTGSGVLRTLEAYCPVKWQPVLPGAEVPLGDGPNRLSYRAFNVATDKPMRFPAAAAHGRVVGYRITDTHSGRSLVYLPCVQQLTPDVLDELADCSVLLIDGTCWRDDEMPRLGLASKTSRDMGHVPIDGPVGSLKLLSPLPIDRKVYIHINNTNPILLEDSPERRILDRHGMEVAKDGLELQI from the coding sequence GTGTTGGGCTCGGCAGCGGGCGGAGGGTTCCCCCAGTGGAACTGCACCTGCCCGGGGTGTCGCGCGGTGCGGACCGGTTCGCGGCCCGCTGTTCCACGCTCCCAGTCGTCGATCGCAGTCAGCGCCGACCGGAAGCACTGGTTCCTGTTCAACGCCTCACCGGACATCCAGTCACAGATCGAGAGCTTCGGCGACCTGCATCCCGACGATGGTCGGGTGGTCCGGCTGAAGGCGGTATTGCTCACCGACGCTGAACTCGACCACACGCTCGGCCTGCTGTTGATGCGGGAGGGCCGCGGCCTCGAGGTGCATGCAACCGAATCGGTGCACGAAACTCTGACCACTGGGTCCGGGGTACTGAGGACGCTCGAGGCGTACTGCCCGGTGAAGTGGCAACCGGTGCTGCCCGGTGCCGAGGTACCACTCGGCGATGGGCCAAATAGGTTGTCGTATCGGGCGTTCAACGTTGCCACCGACAAGCCGATGCGGTTCCCCGCGGCGGCGGCCCATGGCCGAGTCGTTGGCTATCGCATCACCGACACCCACAGTGGCCGAAGCCTGGTCTACCTGCCGTGCGTGCAGCAACTCACCCCCGACGTGCTCGACGAACTGGCCGACTGTTCCGTATTGCTGATCGACGGGACCTGTTGGCGGGACGACGAGATGCCTCGTCTCGGTCTGGCAAGCAAGACCTCACGCGATATGGGGCATGTGCCGATCGACGGTCCCGTCGGCAGCCTGAAGCTGTTGTCGCCGCTGCCTATCGACCGCAAGGTCTACATCCACATCAACAACACCAATCCGATCCTGCTCGAGGATTCTCCGGAGCGGCGGATCCTCGACCGGCATGGCATGGAGGTCGCCAAGGACGGGCTGGAGTTGCAGATTTGA
- a CDS encoding manganese efflux pump: MNSLFALIPIAFVLSLDNLQSSIGLGTTKPPWRRIVQAAFVFSFFDALAPLIGVYLGNLVGDRIGDTAEYIGAAALGAYALYLVIHAIRTDEAGDLDHPVAILGMPLPLSLDNLFAGASLGVVGATPWLVAVVCGSATLIMSGVGFTLGRLAASKVRIRTDLFGGVVLMGLSILMVVRA; the protein is encoded by the coding sequence ATGAACTCGCTGTTCGCGCTGATCCCGATCGCGTTCGTGCTCAGTTTGGACAACCTCCAGTCGTCCATCGGGCTGGGGACGACCAAGCCACCGTGGCGCCGAATCGTCCAGGCCGCCTTCGTGTTCAGCTTCTTTGACGCATTGGCGCCGCTGATCGGTGTCTACCTCGGCAACCTCGTCGGCGACCGCATCGGCGACACGGCGGAGTACATCGGGGCGGCCGCGCTGGGCGCCTATGCGCTCTATCTGGTGATCCACGCCATCCGGACCGACGAAGCCGGTGACCTCGACCATCCGGTGGCGATCCTCGGGATGCCGTTGCCGCTGAGCCTGGACAACCTCTTCGCCGGGGCCAGCCTCGGCGTGGTGGGCGCGACGCCGTGGCTTGTCGCCGTGGTGTGCGGGTCGGCCACCCTGATCATGTCCGGAGTTGGCTTCACGTTGGGCAGACTCGCCGCCAGCAAGGTGCGGATCCGCACGGATCTGTTCGGCGGCGTGGTGCTCATGGGGTTGTCCATCCTGATGGTGGTCCGGGCGTGA